In Pseudomonas saudiphocaensis, one DNA window encodes the following:
- a CDS encoding acetate kinase produces MSARNILVINCGSSSMKFALVNEEQATFPLQGLAERLGSPEAVLHWQLGDNKQSLEIPGADHHAALQHVLPMAQDASGGHLSAIGHRVVHGGEHFTGSCLINEEVLNAIRDNAQLAPLHNPANLVGINATLDLFPDLPQVAVFDTAFHQTMPEYAYRYAVPEFLYKEHSVRRYGFHGTSHNYVSKRAAEMTGLPVEDSCWLTAHLGNGCSTCAIVNGESRDTSMGMTPLEGLVMGTRSGDVDPNLHSYLNRTLGWSLEQIDRALNHDSGIKGLSGLSNDMRTLSEARMAGHPGANLAFEVFCYRLAKSLAAMACALPKLDGLIFTGGIGENSAPVRERTLEHLKLFNFKLDKAANERCTRGVAGEIQAEGSPRVLVVPTNEERQIALESLELLDA; encoded by the coding sequence ATGTCGGCTCGTAACATCCTTGTGATTAACTGCGGCAGCTCGTCGATGAAGTTCGCACTGGTGAACGAAGAGCAAGCCACATTCCCTCTGCAAGGCCTGGCCGAACGCCTCGGCAGTCCCGAAGCGGTGCTTCACTGGCAACTGGGCGATAACAAGCAGAGCCTTGAGATTCCCGGTGCCGATCATCACGCTGCCCTGCAGCACGTCCTGCCCATGGCCCAGGATGCCTCCGGCGGCCATCTGTCGGCCATTGGCCACCGTGTAGTACATGGTGGCGAACACTTCACTGGCTCCTGCTTGATCAATGAGGAAGTCCTGAACGCCATCCGCGACAACGCGCAACTGGCTCCGCTGCACAACCCGGCCAACCTCGTCGGCATCAACGCCACCCTGGATCTGTTCCCCGATCTGCCGCAGGTGGCAGTGTTCGACACCGCGTTCCATCAGACCATGCCCGAGTATGCCTACCGCTACGCCGTGCCGGAGTTCCTCTACAAGGAACACAGCGTGCGTCGCTATGGCTTCCACGGCACCAGCCACAACTATGTAAGCAAGCGCGCCGCCGAGATGACCGGCCTGCCGGTCGAAGACAGCTGCTGGCTGACCGCACACCTGGGCAACGGCTGCTCCACCTGCGCCATCGTCAACGGCGAAAGCCGCGATACCAGCATGGGTATGACCCCGCTCGAAGGCCTGGTCATGGGTACACGCAGTGGCGATGTCGACCCGAACCTGCACAGCTACCTGAACCGCACTCTGGGCTGGAGCCTGGAGCAAATCGACCGCGCGCTAAACCACGACAGCGGCATCAAGGGCCTGTCCGGGCTTTCCAACGACATGCGCACCCTGTCCGAAGCGCGTATGGCGGGCCACCCCGGCGCCAACCTGGCGTTCGAAGTGTTCTGCTATCGTCTGGCCAAATCCCTCGCAGCCATGGCTTGCGCACTGCCGAAGCTCGACGGTCTGATCTTCACCGGCGGTATCGGCGAGAACTCGGCGCCTGTGCGCGAACGCACCCTGGAACATCTCAAGTTGTTCAACTTCAAGCTCGACAAAGCCGCTAACGAGCGTTGCACCCGCGGTGTCGCTGGCGAAATCCAGGCAGAAGGCAGCCCTCGCGTACTGGTAGTGCCGACCAACGAGGAGCGCCAGATCGCCCTAGAGTCACTCGAGCTTCTCGACGCCTGA
- a CDS encoding FKBP-type peptidyl-prolyl cis-trans isomerase has protein sequence MQIAANKAVSIDYTLTNDAGEVIDSSAGGAPLVYLHGAGNIIAGLEKALEGKQGGDEVKVSIEPQDAYGEYSPELVATLNRAMFEGVDELEVGMQFHASGPDGGMQIVTIRDVEGDDVIVDGNHPLAGQRLNFEVKIVSVRDASEEEVAHGHVHGEGGHHH, from the coding sequence ATGCAGATTGCCGCTAACAAGGCTGTGTCAATCGACTATACCCTCACTAATGACGCTGGTGAGGTGATCGACAGCTCGGCCGGCGGCGCCCCGCTGGTCTACCTGCACGGTGCAGGCAACATCATCGCTGGCCTTGAAAAAGCCCTGGAAGGCAAGCAGGGCGGGGATGAGGTCAAGGTCTCCATTGAACCGCAGGACGCCTACGGCGAATACAGCCCCGAGCTGGTTGCGACACTTAACCGCGCCATGTTCGAGGGTGTCGACGAATTGGAAGTGGGCATGCAGTTCCACGCTTCCGGCCCGGACGGCGGTATGCAGATTGTCACCATCCGCGATGTGGAAGGTGATGACGTGATCGTCGATGGCAATCACCCGCTCGCTGGGCAGCGCCTCAATTTCGAGGTCAAGATTGTCAGCGTGCGTGACGCCAGCGAAGAAGAAGTCGCCCATGGCCACGTCCACGGTGAAGGTGGGCACCATCACTGA
- a CDS encoding glutathione peroxidase, translating into MSAFHELVLPGLDGRELPLAPLKEQLTLVVNVASECGLTPQYAGLQELHQRYQERGFGVLGIPCNQFGSQEPGSDAAILQFCSENYGISFPLSGKLEVNGPQRHPLYRLLAGEGADFPGDISWNFEKFLVDRDGRVLARFSPRTAPEDPQLIQAIESALAG; encoded by the coding sequence ATGAGCGCGTTCCACGAACTGGTTCTTCCCGGCCTCGACGGTCGAGAGCTGCCGCTTGCCCCGCTGAAAGAGCAGTTGACCCTGGTGGTCAACGTAGCCTCCGAATGCGGCCTGACTCCGCAATACGCGGGGCTGCAGGAGCTGCATCAGCGTTATCAGGAGCGTGGTTTCGGCGTGCTTGGCATCCCCTGTAACCAGTTCGGCTCGCAGGAGCCGGGTAGTGATGCGGCGATCCTGCAGTTCTGTTCCGAAAACTACGGCATCAGCTTTCCCCTGAGCGGCAAGCTTGAGGTCAACGGTCCGCAACGTCACCCGCTGTATCGTCTGCTGGCGGGCGAGGGTGCGGATTTTCCGGGCGATATCAGCTGGAATTTCGAGAAGTTTCTCGTTGATCGGGACGGTCGTGTGCTGGCCCGCTTCTCGCCTCGTACCGCACCAGAGGATCCTCAGCTGATCCAGGCTATCGAGAGCGCTCTCGCGGGCTGA